Proteins co-encoded in one Gopherus evgoodei ecotype Sinaloan lineage chromosome 4, rGopEvg1_v1.p, whole genome shotgun sequence genomic window:
- the FGF3 gene encoding fibroblast growth factor 3: MVIIWILLLSLLQESWSQRLAAEVLKVPYCAKGQTCDPRLRRDAGGRGGVYEHLGGAPRRRKLYCATKYHLQIHSNGKINGSLEKNSVFSILEITAVDVGVVAIKGLFSGSYLAMNKRGRLYASESYNAECEFVERIHELGYNTYASRLYRTVPNGANTKHKASAERLWYVSINGKGRPRRGFKTRRTQKSSLFLPRVLDNKDHEMVNLFHTNVKYKESLLKPLSKNKRRRRGHQWIPWGDWGGE; the protein is encoded by the exons ATGGTTATAATTTGGATCTTGCTGCTGAGTTTGTTGCAGGAATCTTGGTCCCAAAGGTTGGCTGCGGAGGTGCTCAAGGTACCTTATTGTGCCAAAGGCCAGACGTGTGACCCAAGGCTGCGCAGAGATGCTGGGGGGCGCGGCGGGGTCTATGAGCATCTCGGGGGAGCACCCAGACGCAGGAAACTCTACTGTGCCACTAAGTATCACCTCCAGATCCACTCCAATGGGAAAATCAACGGCAGCCTGGAGAAAAACAGCGTCTTCA GTATTCTAGAGATAACTGCGGTTGATGTTGGAGTCGTTGCCATCAAAGGGTTGTTCTCTGGCAGCTACCTGGCCATGAACAAAAGGGGCAGACTttatgcttca GAATCTTACAATGCAGAGTGTGAGTTTGTGGAAAGGATCCATGAGTTGGGCTATAACACTTACGCATCTCGCCTATACCGGACAGTGCCCAATGGAGCTAACACCAAACACAAAGCCAGTGCCGAGAGACTTTGGTATGTCTCCATCAATGGGAAAGGCCGACCCAGACGGGGCTTTAAAACCCGCAGGACACAGAAATCCTCTCTCTTTCTGCCCAGGGTACTGGATAACAAAGATCATGAAATGGTCAATCTATTTCACACAAATGTTAAATACAAAGAGAGTCTACTGAAGCCTCTGAGTAAGAATAAAAGAAGGAGGAGAGGACACCAATGGATTCCTtggggggattggggtggggagtgA